The Taeniopygia guttata chromosome 19, bTaeGut7.mat, whole genome shotgun sequence genome window below encodes:
- the DNAJC30 gene encoding dnaJ homolog subfamily C member 30, mitochondrial produces the protein MAPAALGRLRRLLPAAPLLGRAPPPSRAAQTGGAGPPRPRRDLYEVLGVAPTATAAQIKTAYYEKSFRYHPDRNAGSAAAAERFAAVSEAYRVLGSAALRRRYDRGLLSAAELRDAPRPSGPAAAAAAAAPPPPRAAAARPGPVPAPFDFDAFYRAHYGEQLQREQLQRARREQLRLRREETAAQGRLRVLSDLSVGMLFFLTIALLYGLK, from the coding sequence ATGGCGCCGGCGGCGCTCGGGCGGCTGCGGCGGCTCCTCCCCGCGGCCCCGCTGCtcggccgcgccccgccgccgTCCCGGGCCGCGCAGACGGGCGGCGCCGGACCCCCGCGGCCTCGCCGCGACCTCTACGAGGTGCTGGGGGTCGCGCCCACGGCGACGGCGGCGCAGATCAAAACGGCGTACTACGAGAAGTCGTTCCGCTACCACCCCGACCGCAACGCCGGCAGCGCGGCCGCGGCCGAGCGCTTCGCCGCCGTCAGCGAGGCTTACCGGGTGCTGGGCAGCGCCGCGCTGCGCCGCAGGTACGACCGCGGGCTGCTGAGCGCCGCGGAGCTGCGCGACGCGCCCCGGCCCtcgggccccgccgccgccgccgccgccgccgccccgccgccgccccgcgccgccgccgcccgcccggggccCGTCCCCGCGCCCTTCGACTTCGACGCCTTCTACCGCGCGCACTAcggggagcagctgcagcgggagcagctgcagcgggcgcggcgggagcAGCTGCGCCTCCGGCGGGAGGAGACCGCGGCACAGGGACGCCTGCGGGTCCTCTCGGATCTCTCCGTCGGGATGCTCTTCTTCCTGACCATCGCGCTGCTCTACGGCCTCAAGTGA